The following proteins come from a genomic window of Canis lupus dingo isolate Sandy chromosome 20, ASM325472v2, whole genome shotgun sequence:
- the LOC112666927 gene encoding olfactory receptor 7G2-like — protein sequence MEPRNHTDVSEFLLLGLTDDPELQRFLFCLFLSMYLVTILGNLLIILVINSDSHLHTPMYFFLSNLSFTDICLSTTTIPKMLVNIQAQDQSITYTGCLTQVGFVLAFGGFENFLLAAMAYDRYVAICHPLRYTVIMNPQLCVLLILLSLFFSFVVALLHSLMVLRLSFCKDLEIPHFFCELAQVIKLACSDTLVNNILIYFVASLFGGIPLSGIIFSYTQIVSSVLRMPSAGGKLKAFSTCGSHLSVVSLFYGTVVGVYISSVVSDSSKKTAVASVMYVVVPQMMNPFIYSLRNRDMKGALRKLISGMPSLL from the coding sequence ATGGAACCCAGAAATCACACAGATGtttcagaatttcttcttctgggattgaCAGATGATCCAGAACTGCAGCGTTTCCTATTCTGCCTGTTTCTGTCCATGTACCTGGTCACTATCCTGGGAAATCTGCTCATCATCTTGGTCATCAATTCTGACTCtcacctccacacccccatgtacttcttcctctccaatcTGTCTTTTACTGACATCTGTTTAAGCACAACCACCATCCCAAAGATGCTGGTGAACATCCAAGCACAGGATCAGAGCATCACTTACACAGGCTGCCTTACCCAGGTTGGATTTGTCCTGGCTTTTGGtggttttgaaaattttctcCTTGCAGCAATGGcttatgaccgctatgtggccatttGTCACCCCTTGAGATACACTGTTATCATGAACCCCCAACTCTGTGTTCTGCTGATTTTGCTCTCACTGTTCTTTAGCTTTGTGGTTGCCCTGCTCCACAGTCTAATGGTGCTACGACTCTCCTTCTGCAAGGACTTGGAAATTCCTCATTTCTTCTGTGAACTTGCTCAGGTCATCAAGCTCGCCTGTTCTGACACCCTCGTCAATAACATACTGATTTATTTTGTGGCTAGCCTATTTGGTGGTATTCCTCTCTCTGGGATCATTTTCTCTTATACTCAAATCGTTTCCTCTGTTTTGAGAATGCCATCAGCAGGGGGAAAGCTCAAAGCTTTTTCCACCTGTGGGTCTCACCTGTCAGTTGTGTCCTTGTTCTATGGGACAGTTGTTGGAGTGTACATTAGTTCTGTAGTTAGTGACTCTTCCAAGAAGACTGCAGTGGCTTCAGTGATGTATGTTGTGGTTCCTCAAATGATGAACCCCTTTATCTATAGCCTACGGAATAGGGACATGAAAGGAGCCTTGAGAAAGCTCATCAGTGGGATGCCTTCTTTGCTGTGA